In Algihabitans albus, the following are encoded in one genomic region:
- a CDS encoding S8 family serine peptidase: MRRRLLSGVCLVVFAFLEPSAFPETPSLLLAPAPAFADGDGDGDGDGDGDGDGDGDGDGDGDGDGDGDGDGDGDGDGDGDGDGDGDGDGDDGGDDDGDDDDNSAADTDDDDDDDADDDDDDDDDDDDDDETAPTTTEADGGDGQDVADLLALDATPEVFAAAVQLGLTPRLATTYANLGLSVTGFSLGAVSYAEAQAALSGLGATALAPNHVYSLAQADCRGPACDQQNLVGWLPPAGVGCGAGLALGIVDTAIATNAPALQGQRIRTRRFNEKRMPPSFSDHGTAIAGLLVGATESETPGLLPEATLYAADVFHRDAQGQPVASTTDILQALDWLAGFDLPVINMSLAGPANALVERAMSALTRRGILVVAAAGNDGPSADPAYPAAYPGAIAVTAIDRDLRPFRSANRGNYLSLAAPGVDVWAPTAFGGAARSGTSYAATFVAAAATDLSAQFGRPSVEELKTLLEERARDLGKTGYDPIFGHGLLQAEPVCNGSP, from the coding sequence TTGCGCCGCCGCCTTTTGAGTGGGGTCTGCCTGGTCGTCTTCGCGTTCCTCGAACCATCTGCTTTTCCTGAAACGCCCTCTCTGCTGTTGGCCCCGGCCCCGGCCTTTGCCGACGGGGACGGTGATGGGGACGGCGACGGGGACGGGGACGGGGACGGTGATGGTGACGGGGACGGTGATGGGGACGGCGACGGTGATGGCGACGGGGACGGCGACGGTGATGGGGACGGCGACGGTGATGGCGACGGGGACGGCGACGGTGATGGCGACGACGGCGGCGATGACGACGGTGATGATGACGACAACAGCGCCGCCGACACTGACGATGATGATGATGATGACGCTGACGACGATGATGATGACGACGATGATGATGATGATGATGATGAAACGGCTCCGACAACCACTGAGGCCGACGGTGGAGATGGTCAGGATGTTGCCGATCTTTTGGCGCTGGATGCCACGCCCGAAGTCTTTGCGGCCGCAGTTCAGCTCGGTCTGACGCCACGTCTGGCAACGACCTACGCGAACCTCGGACTCTCCGTGACCGGTTTTTCGCTGGGCGCGGTTTCCTACGCCGAAGCTCAGGCGGCTCTATCCGGTCTCGGGGCAACCGCCTTGGCGCCGAACCATGTCTACAGTCTGGCTCAAGCCGACTGCCGCGGCCCCGCTTGTGACCAGCAGAACCTGGTTGGTTGGCTTCCCCCCGCCGGTGTCGGTTGTGGTGCCGGGCTCGCGTTGGGTATCGTCGATACGGCGATTGCGACCAATGCTCCGGCTCTGCAGGGGCAGCGGATCCGTACGCGTCGATTCAACGAGAAGCGCATGCCTCCCTCGTTTTCCGACCATGGCACTGCGATTGCCGGGCTTTTGGTCGGCGCGACCGAGAGCGAAACGCCGGGCCTCCTGCCCGAAGCGACGCTCTACGCCGCCGATGTTTTTCACCGGGACGCACAAGGTCAACCGGTGGCCAGCACGACCGATATCCTGCAAGCCCTCGATTGGTTGGCTGGCTTCGACTTGCCGGTCATCAACATGAGTCTCGCCGGTCCAGCCAATGCCCTTGTGGAGCGCGCCATGTCGGCCCTGACCCGCCGGGGCATCTTGGTTGTCGCCGCGGCGGGCAATGATGGGCCATCGGCCGATCCAGCTTATCCTGCCGCCTATCCGGGAGCGATCGCCGTAACTGCCATCGATCGTGATCTGCGGCCGTTCCGCAGTGCCAACCGCGGCAACTATCTGTCGCTGGCGGCTCCTGGGGTAGATGTCTGGGCGCCGACGGCTTTCGGCGGTGCAGCGCGAAGCGGTACGTCCTATGCCGCGACTTTCGTTGCCGCCGCCGCCACGGATCTCTCAGCACAATTCGGCCGGCCGTCGGTCGAGGAGCTCAAGACTCTGCTGGAAGAGCGGGCCCGCGACCTGGGCAAGACCGGCTACGATCCGATCTTCGGCCACGGCCTGTTGCAGGCCGAGCCGGTGTGCAACGGCAGCCCCTAG
- the moaD gene encoding molybdopterin converting factor subunit 1 codes for MKLLYFAWLKQKTGCSEEEVQPPAEVATVGELLSWLEGRGEGFAEALADRTAIRVAVNQEYARPSDLVKPGDEVALFPPVTGG; via the coding sequence GTGAAGCTGTTGTACTTTGCTTGGCTGAAGCAAAAAACCGGCTGTTCCGAAGAAGAAGTCCAGCCACCGGCCGAAGTCGCCACCGTCGGCGAGTTGCTGAGCTGGCTGGAGGGTCGTGGTGAGGGCTTTGCCGAGGCATTGGCCGACCGCACGGCGATCCGCGTGGCGGTCAATCAGGAATACGCGCGCCCAAGCGATCTTGTGAAGCCAGGTGACGAGGTGGCCCTCTTCCCGCCGGTGACGGGCGGATGA
- a CDS encoding RNA polymerase sigma factor translates to MKQEQEIKKELVALLPRLRRFATALTGTQHEADDVVQAACERALTRLDQWREGTRLDSWMFRIVQTVWIDRCRAEKLRRPAGDLDSVASISGEDGRAVAESRIELARVRKLIARLPEEQRTVLSLVSIDGCSYRQAAESLNIPIGTVMSRLARARRALAEALNGPTNSPWGKVAGEGA, encoded by the coding sequence GTGAAGCAAGAACAAGAGATAAAAAAGGAACTGGTCGCGCTCCTGCCGCGTTTGCGGCGTTTCGCAACTGCACTGACCGGGACCCAGCACGAAGCGGACGACGTCGTTCAAGCGGCCTGCGAACGCGCTCTGACACGGCTGGATCAGTGGCGGGAAGGAACTCGACTGGACTCCTGGATGTTCCGAATCGTGCAGACGGTTTGGATCGACCGCTGCCGGGCCGAAAAGCTGCGCCGGCCGGCCGGCGATCTCGATAGTGTCGCCAGCATAAGCGGAGAAGACGGCAGGGCCGTTGCCGAGTCCAGAATCGAACTGGCACGGGTGCGCAAGCTGATTGCTCGCTTGCCTGAAGAGCAGCGTACCGTACTTTCGCTGGTGTCCATAGACGGCTGCAGCTACCGGCAGGCCGCCGAGTCTCTGAACATTCCCATCGGTACTGTGATGAGCCGCCTTGCACGCGCAAGGCGCGCCCTGGCCGAGGCCTTGAATGGCCCGACGAACAGCCCCTGGGGCAAGGTGGCAGGAGAAGGAGCATGA
- a CDS encoding molybdenum cofactor biosynthesis protein MoaE, whose protein sequence is MAVRVQREDFDLSAELKALTAGNRRVGGLTSFVGLVRDMAETPELAAMTLEHYPGMTERMLERIEAEAQARWPLEASLIVHRYGRMEPGEQIVLVACASPHREAAFEACHFLIDWLKTKAPFWKVEESQGGARSWVDARSSDDEAAARWRQDDDAAD, encoded by the coding sequence ATGGCCGTCAGAGTCCAGCGAGAAGACTTCGATCTCAGTGCGGAACTGAAGGCGCTCACGGCAGGCAATCGTCGGGTCGGCGGTCTGACCTCCTTCGTCGGTCTGGTGCGCGACATGGCGGAAACGCCGGAACTGGCCGCCATGACCTTGGAACACTATCCAGGCATGACCGAGCGCATGCTGGAGAGGATTGAGGCCGAGGCCCAGGCACGCTGGCCGTTGGAGGCCTCGCTGATCGTCCATCGCTACGGCCGGATGGAACCGGGTGAGCAGATCGTCCTGGTTGCCTGTGCCAGCCCCCATCGTGAAGCGGCCTTCGAAGCCTGCCATTTTCTGATCGACTGGCTGAAGACCAAAGCGCCTTTTTGGAAAGTCGAGGAGAGCCAAGGCGGCGCGCGTAGCTGGGTGGACGCACGGAGCAGTGACGATGAAGCCGCCGCCCGCTGGCGCCAGGACGACGACGCGGCAGACTAG
- a CDS encoding anti-sigma factor family protein yields MSDMGAQLSDERLVAYADGELPEQEAFEIEQALMENPAAGARLRALVEAGEMARLAFAAITEEPVPERLRAAIMDAPTAMNAPTSADEPAATPAEDGADNVVRLPRRQNRQQTVWRPVALAASLAVAVAAGVFAWLPGGENGQTGNGLAPQLAAALSQTPSYEPIQLADGELTVLGSFRSQDNRFCREFERLSDGGGERGLVCRSGPQADWQMVAGSSIPPAATTETGSFRPAGAGDEDPVAAAVDRLQAGPVLSADEEQRELGL; encoded by the coding sequence ATGAGCGACATGGGGGCACAGTTGAGTGACGAGAGGCTGGTTGCCTATGCCGACGGGGAGCTTCCAGAGCAGGAGGCGTTTGAAATCGAACAGGCGCTGATGGAGAACCCGGCTGCCGGGGCACGTCTCCGCGCCCTGGTCGAAGCAGGAGAAATGGCCCGTCTTGCTTTCGCCGCGATCACCGAAGAGCCGGTTCCAGAGCGGCTGCGTGCGGCAATCATGGATGCGCCGACGGCCATGAACGCCCCGACATCTGCGGATGAACCTGCGGCTACACCGGCAGAGGATGGCGCAGACAACGTGGTACGCCTGCCTCGGCGCCAAAACCGCCAGCAAACCGTCTGGCGGCCCGTGGCCCTGGCGGCATCCCTTGCGGTTGCGGTCGCGGCCGGGGTTTTCGCCTGGCTGCCCGGCGGCGAGAATGGCCAAACCGGCAACGGCCTGGCACCGCAACTCGCGGCTGCTCTGTCGCAAACGCCCAGCTACGAGCCGATTCAACTCGCTGACGGAGAACTGACCGTGCTCGGCAGCTTCCGCAGTCAAGACAATCGCTTCTGCCGGGAGTTCGAACGACTGTCGGACGGGGGTGGGGAGCGCGGCCTCGTCTGCCGCTCTGGGCCTCAGGCCGACTGGCAGATGGTCGCCGGCAGCTCAATTCCGCCGGCCGCCACGACTGAGACCGGCAGCTTCCGCCCGGCGGGGGCTGGCGACGAAGACCCCGTTGCCGCTGCGGTCGACCGTCTGCAAGCCGGCCCGGTGCTCTCCGCCGACGAAGAGCAGCGCGAACTGGGATTGTAA